A portion of the Bombina bombina isolate aBomBom1 chromosome 11, aBomBom1.pri, whole genome shotgun sequence genome contains these proteins:
- the LOC128641753 gene encoding olfactory receptor 5V1-like, with protein MKNQTLDPVFILYGLSDLPSQRVLLLVIFLLTFLMTVATNLLILLLIVTDSNLHTPMYFFLGNLATLDVCYSSVTSPRMLYDLFSMKNTINLTACTTQIFFFVFFLSAEVSLLTIMSYDRYVAICLPLHYIQIMHRKFCAMLTSIAWIIGFLYSLTHTLLTKRLTFCGPNVIQNFFCDLPQLFQLSCSGVFLNILLIFVFGGILGMGSFTITVISYIFIFVSVGKISTNTGKSKGFSTCVTHLIVVTSFYSTLFFTYFRPNTSYQFAQDRLISLIYAIITPFLNPLIYSLRNNVLKKALKRFQIKSTLLP; from the coding sequence ATGAAGAACCAAACACTGGATCCTGTATTCATTCTTTATGGACTCTCAGATCTTCCAAGCCAGAGGGTTCTTCTATTGGTTATTTTTCTCCTTACCTTTCTTATGACTGTGGCCACCAACCTGCTCATTCTTCTACTGATTGTCACCGACTCAAACCTTCACACACCCATGTATTTCTTCCTGGGTAACTTGGCAACTCTGGATGTCTGTTACTCCTCTGTCACTTCCCCGCGTATGCTCTATGACTTATTCAGTATGAAGAACACTATTAATTTAACTGCTTGTACAACTCAAATCTTTTTCTTCGTCTTTTTTCTCAGCGCTGAGGTGTCACTACTCACGATAATGTCATATGACAGGTATGTCGCCATTTGTCTTCCTCTGCATTACATTCAGATTATGCACCGCAAATTCTGTGCTATGCTCACATCAATCGCATGGATAATTGGTTTTCTCTATTCATTGACACATACACTTTTAACAAAGCGATTGACATTTTGTGGGCCAAATGTTATCCAGAATTTCTTCTGTGATTTACCCCAGTTATTCCAGCTATCATGCTCTGGAGTGTTTCtgaacattttattaatatttgtctTCGGGGGAATATTAGGAATGGGTTCATTTACAATCACTGTTATATCCTACATATTTATTTTTGTCTCAGTTGGGAAAATTTCTACCAACACTGGGAAGAGCAAAGGCTTCTCAACTTGTGTGACTCATTTGATTGTGGTCACCAGTTTTTACAGTACACTTTTCTTTACATACTTCCGCCCCAATACAAGTTATCAGTTTGCGCAGGACAGATTAATATCACTAATTTATGCAATAATTACCCCATTTTTAAATCCCCTCATATATAGTCTTAGAAACAATGTGCTGAAGAAGGCACTAAAAAGGTTTCAAATAAAATCTACTCTTTTGCCTTAA